Within the Phaseolus vulgaris cultivar G19833 chromosome 9, P. vulgaris v2.0, whole genome shotgun sequence genome, the region TGTACATGCACAACCTTTATTATAAATACTTAATCAAtgttcataatttttcttctcTGTCCCTTCTCTCATACCATACCGCATCATTTATAAGATCTAAAATTTCTTTTCTCTCATTAGCTGTTCTTTAATATTTGAGGTGTTtatgaatcatttttttttctaatatagtagagaaaaaaattgtgttgtttttgttatttatttaacCGAATCTCTTTCTGTGTTTGATCAATCGCAAATGGATTATGTACAGAACATGGACAGAGATTTTGAAGCAGACAACCTTGGAATGTTCATTGACTGGAACAACGACCAATTCCAACCAACATTTTTACAGACAGACATTCCCCTCACTGGTTTGGAAGATGCAAATTTAATGGAACCTTTAAATTCTCAAACTCAGCTGCCTCCTCCTCCCCCTACTGTTGTAAGTACTGAGTTGGCACTCATTttcttaactttttattttattttataaatcttaCTATATATGTAGCAACTTTTTTTAGAATTGTTATGGATAAAGGAAGGAAGGGAAAAGTTGAAAAGGGAAAAAACTAAAAACCAAGagaatgaaagaaagaaaaaatagagcAGAAGGTAAAGAGATGATTTATTAAACAACTTTTGAAGTTAAGAATAAAAAGAAAggcaaaaaaatttattttttcttgtttaattgcttagaaaataaagaaacacgtatatataaatattattactaaaaaataattgtataaaataaaaatgatttgaTAGTTTAATTTACTGGACCCCACACGCTTTCATGCTTGTTTCATTCATTCCGAATTAAGTGTCATTGTTATGTAATTAACTTTTTTAAGCTCTGGTTATTATTCCAAACAAAGTATTTATTAATGTTTCTTTTATTGTATGCGTAGATCACACAGACCATTATTTTTGGTatgattaattaaaattttgttttgagaaTAAGCAACGCAGTTTGCATCACCATAAAATGAATCTAGAAATGTTTGTTTGTGGACGTAGTGATTGTGAATTTATATGAATTATGCAGGTTGTGGAGCCAATGACTGAAATCAGGGACCCCATATCTTGGTCTTGTGAGGGCTCATCAAGTGCAGAGGCTTTAACTTTTGTTCCTAATCCTCTGCCACCAGTACCAAACACCCCACTTCTTAATACACCACAATTAAACAACCCTCTATCATCTGCGGTAAATTAGCAATTTTTACTGCTCTAAAACaccaatccaaacacacaatTATTATATCTTCTATCTTAAATTCTTTCTATATGTGTATGCCACTTTAGATGACAACTAATCTTACTTTCCTTAATGCATAATTTAATTAGGAGGGGTTAATGTTGGATGAAGCTGCTCCATCTCTTCAAAGCCAAGACATAACCCTAGCGGGTTACTTCAGCCAACTATCTGAATTGCAAAATGCCAATTCGGTTGGGTAAGTTTTTCCTGTCATTTTCTgaattattcattttatatcTTTCATCAATTATAATCAgtattaaaatgttaatttagCATTTTCTTACTTGCTAATGTTAATTaagtgtgtgtatatatatatattcttcatTGTTATACTGTAGGAATGAAGGTATTGCTCATCATAACGAGCAAAACTCAACGAATCAACTTTCCATACCAAATACAATCGTAAACAACAATTACAATGTTATCAATATTAATCAATCATCCTCTTACCCTGCATTGGTCAACCAAACCCCAGTGAGTATAACTGTTGAAAAAACACGTTTAACAGCTAACGTTCATATTCCATAGGCTGTGCTTTTCACCATAATTTTTTGTCATTATCTGGACCTGTATATGTACAGACAAATAGCGAAAGGGCAAACTCCACTGGAGCATTTGCCCCACCCACAGGATCTACGCTATTAACGCACCACAATGATACAACCAACTCTCCTGCTGCATGGAGTTCTAGGTGCTCTTTTACTTTTTCTACTTCTTACTTATCCACTTATGCAACCCACTTTAAATTTTTGACCCACAAAAGACAACAAAATTGTTTGTCTCACATATCAACCCCACATCACTATCGGTGTGAGACTGACTCACAGTTTTGTATCTTCCTAATTTTATAAACTTGTGCAGACCCGACCAGTTTCAATTCTCTGCTTCTGATGTATATGGTGCACAACACTTTCCCAACTATACGCAGTACGATTCCATTCCTCCGCTTCTTAATGCAGTTACTCGATTAACAGGTTAACAACAAAATGCATAATTAACTGTTTGTTTTTTATTCAGATCCCTACAGCCATTCACTCTTGTGCAGAATCAAATAGACAATGCCTCTGAACTGCAGCAGATGCTGGATTTACATTCTCAGGATTCTAGAATGTCTGTCTACCCAACGTGCCCTAGGTACCTAGCTTGTATTTCACCTTATACatgaaatataatatattgCTACCATGGAAAAGTTATaaccattttataaatcaaCATATATATACCAAGCATGTTGTTGCTTTTTGTCATAGGTCGGAGCCGTTCTCAAATCTTCAGCCTGGTTTGGTAACAATGCCACCAAATTCTTTTCAACCAGGTTATATATCTATACTGTCTGATCCTGCATCTCCGTCCGGGTCCTCAGTTATCTATGGTCAAAACCCTATTCTATTTGCGCCATCAAGCAATTCCTTTGCTTCCGGATCTTCAGTGCTTCCCATGTATGAAATGTTTGGCCTCAAAGTTTCCactttgttttaagaaaaaatttccagttagggttttatatataaactgaaaaaaataattaaatagccATATAAGTtcagaaaaatataattagattttattaatttatctcGTTTTCTTTCATagagataattttttaaaaaaaatataattgctTCTTTAATCTGAGGTGGGACCAAAATTCCCCTTTCAACAACTCTCTACATGTGTGTTAAGTTTTATTAATCAAACCGTAGAAATAaaactttttattgaataaattaagtttaaaatttacttataaaatatttaaataataacattttattaaacaatttcaatttatgtaaaataaatttcctcaaaaatatgaataaaagaCTTGATATAACTAGTGAGTTAGTATCAAAGTGTTCATTgaataaattaacaaaattattgtaCACATATTATTGTTGAAGGGATAAACTTCCAAAGAAAGAGTTACTTGTAAAGTAATTGTATCTCTTTTCTTTGTAATTAATTTACTAcatatacaatttaaaagaaattttaaaaattgaaaattattttaaaaaggagaACTATATCCATTTATCAAATATAGCACTATTTATGTATGTCAATAACAATATTATGTTACTGCAGGTATCCTCAGTTGGATCAGCATCAGCATCCCCAAGTCATGATGCCATATGATCAAGGACAGAGTGGTTCATCAAGGCCACAGTGGTGAGCAACCAATTTATCAATAGCCATTAACACTTAGAAGGAGTCAATGGAAATTTCTTTCTACCAATGTACcttaattaatttctatatgctaataattagttaattttcaaataaaggTCCCAGATTGGTGAATACAATCAAAGGATGACGACTCACGATCTACAAAGGCAGACCAGCACAAGTTCGCAAACACTTATTTCAAGGTTTCTGGGCCATTCAAGTTCTAGGACAACTGAAGGGATAAGTTCAAGAGTTCCTAACTCCAGGGATGCTGAGATTGCACCCGTTTTGAGGTATcagatttttttagttttcattcGGGATTTTTTCTTTATCCATTCAAACAACAAGGATTATGTTCATACCCAATCATATCATTGTATACTGGCGTCAAATTTTACACTATTTTACATTATGTTAAGTAGAAAGTAATAATAAACATTCTTCATTTGTTatcaatattttcattttctccATAAAATTTTTACTAAAAACGTTTACTGTTTAACTAGATTGCAGCCAGAGGCTACAGTTTTACCAAATGAAGTCCAAACCAGTCGAGACATAGGGACTTTATCAACTAGGTAATTTATAAGGGATAAGTTTAATAAAGAGACTATAGTCTTGAAGTGTTTGATATATATAGTATCTTTTGCATATCATTCCTACAACAGAAGTCTTTTCCTTAGTTAAGGGCATTGTATACTTGAAGTTTTATTTACGTGGTTGAATGTCTGCATATATAGGAACCAACCTTCCGAGGCCCTTCAGCGAATTTTAAATATGAATCCATCATGGATGATTCCTAGCATCACTAGTGATCAAAGCGGGAGCATGCCAACTGAAAGGGtaaaaatatccaaaatatttcatatCATTTCATTTACGCCAACGATATAAAGAACATGTATAATCAAGACTgagttataaaatatttgaagcTCTACACTACTTTGAAAAGGGTATTCGTAATTATGATGATAAATCAATTGTTGTCATTGAATGATAAAATCCATATCAACATTTGCTCATAATCACAAGACATTAGTACAGTAGTTGCAAAAATTACCATATTCTTGGAAACAACTAAACATGTAAACCTGGATGTTGCATGACAGATACCTTATGTACCACCACGCCGTGGTCGTCCTCCAAAACGACGCGATCCAATAGAATCCTATACTCAGCGTGCAAAGGTAAGCATTTTACTAAATCATGCAAGAACTAAACAACTATTTTAGCTCTTAAAAATACAGTGTATTGTTACGTTAAACTAAAGAAATTTCAAAAGGTATCTGTTATAGAGTTATACACTTTCAGAAATCCATGCAAGTGTGGATATGTTGTTTTTCTATTTACTCCGATATATAGAATGTATGAATGAACCCAAAAATGAAATTATGAGGTCGTTCTGCTTGGTTTGTTTTGAGTAGTGCTTGAAGGCTTCTTCTGAAACTGGAAGACCTGGATCATCTAGTACATCCCAAAGACCACAAAGGACTCCAGAAATTGTGGTGAATACAAATCCAAACGCTTTGCTCTCAAACCCTCCTTCTGCTCCTAGGTACACTCCGCACCTCAAAACCCACCTTCTCTGTTGCTCTTTCTATCATTTTCCGCATTTAACTATCACAACTTGAGACTGCagaagaaactaaaaaattcaTGGTTCTGAAATTTTAGGAACTTTGATAATGCCATCTACGACATAGAATTTGAGCGGCAAGGTCAACCCCTTGACCCCCATCTTAGATTCTTCAAACCACCACCAGGTAATTACAATTCTCTAAATCACGCACACACTATatctatatatagatatatatatataccagtTGCTAATATTCAGCATTCTAATGAGTTACTATGAGTTTACATTATGATGGAAAGTAATTATATTACAAGCCAATTATAGATTTTGAGCAATAAAAAAACTTTAGAACTTATGACAATTGATGATTTTCTTCATGCAGATAACTAATGTGCTTAGAAAGGGGTGCATGCAGCAAATAATTGCATTTAGTGGAACAGAATTTATGGCTTATGCAGAACATTATGGTCAAGGGGCATGATGGAGTGTAGGAGAATCTGTTAGAAGTTAAGTGAAGGAGGAACAGTGAGATAAAGCTGTCCATTAAGATAGCATGCTTTTTGTCTGGCTGCAAAGCAAATCTTGTACAGCTGCTGTTTCACTTAAAGTCAGTGCCTATGCATTAATTTTAGAAGATTGTATTTGCTGTTTCACTTAAAGCAAATCTTGTATTAAAGTCAGTACCCACTTCTGTTTTCTGGTTTTGTGCTGGGCTTCGAAACAATCCTGTTTAAGTATTTTTCAAAGCATTAGCCGAAAAGTATATAGCCTGGCAGGAGATTTGTTCCTGGTATTGTAGGAATTTTGTcaatgttttgtataagggtttttatttatttttggttttagGGTTTGGTATAAGAagtttttgctgataaaaaaaaaatatgtttagacTGCTGAAACAAAGTGCCAAGTACCGGAAATTCTCAACTGTAGCTAAATGGATAATATCAATTCCTGTACTCTAAAACTTCTTATTGTTCTGATCATTCTCATAGATTAGAAACAAAGACAATAGCTTTTAGTAATATTATTTGCACATATAAAATTTGATGAAACTAGAAGAACAAAAAGGTTATGTACCGCTCGGCTCCGTACGACCGAACATGGATGTTAAAtaaaactaacaaaataaatatgtgGCAGAACAGCAGTTATAACTGTAGTTGAATGGGTCAAGGACATTTTCAGGTACACTCCCTTAATATCAGGAAGCCACTACTCATGACCCAAACACCACTAAGCACGATTTCAGCAACTACCTACTTGGCCCACACGGACCAAAGCCCAAGTCAACCTATAAGGAAAACTGCTGAAAGGGGGAAAAGGTACGTTTTTAATCTTCTGGAAAATACTGAGAAAGGGAGAgaactgacttgagcgtcggagtgcaatcgcaggtacccccgccGACCAGACGAGCATACGCGCGGAGGAGAAAGGACTAGGAGAATTAAGCAGCTGCTGGACAACAACAATTAGGTACTGACGTGGAACAATATCACTCTGGCCTTGACGTCCacacaggtacaattggcgcccaccgtggggccgaatAATCTCTGGCCCCCCACAAGGATTTCGGCAACAATGGTGTCTACAACAGATAACAATAACTCTACGGAGAGTCAAATGGCGGTGTTACAAATTCTTCAAGCTCAAATGCAGGAACTACTGAAGAAAGGGACTGCAGACCAGATACGCTATGAGGAAGAACGACGCCAACAAGCAGAAGAGATGGCTCAACTGAAAGAACAAAACAAGAGGTTGCTCCAACAACTTGAAGACTCTGAGAGGGAAGGACACTCCCACGCTCCAACTCTGCCCCCTCATCCATCTGGAACAAAGATAACTACCCCACAAACTCGGACCCAAGTGGTCCATCACACTTCACCCACACAGCACACTCATCAAAGTGTCAAAAGTGTCACACCCCGCAGATCGGCAAATCCAAGAGGTCATCCCTTTTCGGACGATATCATCGCAACACCTCTTCCCGACAAATGGAGGGGTTTAACGATGAACCTATACGATGGCTCCACTGATCCAGACGAACACTTGAACATTTTCAGGACGCAAATGACGTTGTACACTGTGGACCAGACGGTATGGTGTAAGGTATTCCCCACTTCACTCAAAGAAGGACCTCTCGGATGGTTTACCGGACTCCCACCAAACTCCGTGGACAGCTTTGAAATGTTGGAGACAAAATTTATAACTCAATACGCCACCAGCAGGCCCCATCGcacgtcatccatgtctctccTCCACGTCAGACAGGAAAGGGGAGAGTCATTAAGAACCTTCATGGATAGATTCAGCAGGGTGTGTATGGGGATCAGGAACTTAAACCCTGAGATTGCAATGCATCACCTGATCTCGACCATACTTCCAGGCCGATTCACCGATAGCTTGATAAAGCGACCGCCGCACAATATGGATGAATTAAGAACCAGAGCcaccaaattcatgcaaataGAAGAGCATATAGACTATCACAGGAAGACACTGGCGGAAAATATGGAAAAAAGTAGAGACGTCCGCATCCATTCGAGGACGAACGAACGAGGGCCTCGTTTCCAGAACAGAGGCCCCCATTTTCATAACTACACCCCGCTGACTGTACCTAGAGGGAAGATACTGGACGAAGCCTTACAAGCTGACTTAATCCCAACGTTAAAGCAAGCACAGACACCTCCCAACGCTGATACAGCTAAACGTTGTCAGTACCACCGTAATTACGGTCATTCGACCGAAGGCTGTCATGCGTTGAAAGATAAGATAGAAGAACTTGTCCAAGCCGGCCACCTCCGCAAATTTGTGAAAACAGTGGCACCTACACCGCGATCACCCCAACGTGATGAGAACTTCACTAAGGACAGAGCACAATCTGGGCGACGAGATGACCGAAATGATCGAAACCGCACGAGCCGCAGAAGAAGAAGTGAAAGTCCGGTCAGACGGACAAGGCCTTGAAGTGAAAGCCCAGATCGCAGAAGCCGAACTAAACAGAAAATTCGAGAAGTCATTAACACAATTGTTGGGCCTGTGTCGCTCGACGCTCCTCCTCAGGAGATCAATTACATTGCGGGCGAATTCGCAGGAGGAGGATGTTCTAATTCAGCCAGGAAGAGACATTTAAGGGCAATTCAATCAGTTCATTCGGCATCCCTACATCGCCGACCGCATATCCCACCTATCACCTTCACGGACGCTGACTTCACCGCAATTGATCTCGCTCAAGATGACCCCATGGTCATTACGGTGGAAATCGATAAGTTCGCAATTGCTAAGGtccttgtcgaccaaggaagctcggtcGACATCTTGTACTGggaaacttttaaaaaaatgaacatTTCAGAATCAGAGATACAACCTTACGACGAACAAATAGTCGGGTTTTCAGGGGAACGTGTGGATACTAGAGGGTATATTGACCTATTCACCACTTTTGGTGATGATTATCTCAGCAAAACCATCAATATCCGATACTTGCTGGTCAATGCTAATATGTCCTACAATATACTCCTCGGTCGTCCCTCCATAAATAGGTTAAAGGCTATCGTTTCCACTCCTCATTTGGCTATGAAGTTTCCTTCCGTAAACGGAGATATTGCAACGATACACGTAGACCAAAAAACAGCACGAGAATGCTACGTAGCCAGTCTGAAAGTCGAGCTAACCCGAAGGTTATATAAGACAACGACCGATCGCTCCCCAGACAGAAGAGGTCGGTCGCCAGAGAGGCGCCCCAGAAGAATGAGCTCTCGAAGGCACTTGGTGGCCCTTGTGGACCTAGATCCCCGATTGGACGACCCTCGTATGGAGGTAGACGAGGAATTACAACCTATATCCCTACGCGATAAGGACCGCAAAACTTACATGGGCACTTCCCTCAAGCCGGACGATCGAGATGTGATCAATAGAACATTGATGAAGAACGTTGACCTATTCGCCTGGACTGCTGCAGATATGCCCGGGGTGAAACCCGATGTGATTACTCATCGTCTATCCGTATACAAAGAAGCTAGGCCAGTCTCCTAGAAGAAAAGGAAGTTGGGGGAGGAACGACGTAAAGCCGCCCGAGAAGAAACCGAAAAGGTTGTACAAGCTGGCTTTATTCAAAAGGCCCATTACACCACGTGGTTAGCTAATGTGGTAATGGTTAGAAAGGCAAATGGAAAGTGGCGAATGTGTGTCGACTACACAGACCTTAACAaagcttgtccaaaggattcgtacccCTTACCGACTATCGATCGGCTGGTAGACGGAGCGGTCGGCCATCAGATGCTAAGCTTTTTAGACGCATATTCCGGATATAATCAAATCCAGATGCACCCGAAAGACAAGGAGAAAACAGCCTTTCGCACAGACTCcaacaatttttattatgagGTTATGCCGTTCAGCCTGAAAAACGCTGGAGCCACTTACCAGCGCTTGATGGACCATGTCTTCCATGACATGATCGGACGGAATGTCGAAGTATACGTCGATGATATCGTAGTTAAGTCGAACTCCTGTGACCAACACATTGCAGATTTGAAAGAAGTCTTTCAAGCTTTGCGAAAATACCATATGCGTCTGAATCCTGAAAAATGCGCGTTCGGCGTGGAAGGAGGAAAATTCTTAGGGTTCATGCTCACTCACCGGGgcatagaggcaaatcctgaaaAGTGTAAAGCCATCGCAGAAATGCGGAGTCCCAGCAGTCTCAAAGAGATCCAACGACTCATCGGTCGTCTTACATCTCTGTCTCGTTTCGTACCTAAACTTGCCGAACGAACGAGACCCATCATTAAACTATTAAAAAAGACAACCAAATTTGAATGGACGGCCGAATGTGAGCAAAACTTCCTCCAGCTAAAGACATTTTTAGCTTCTCCACCGGTCATCCACAAACCAAACACACGAGAGCCCATCATAGTCTACCTGGCTGTCTCCAGCGAAGCAGTAAGTTCGGTTCTTGTGCAAGAGATACAAGCAGAAGAACGACCGGTGTATTTTGTGAGCTGTGTGctacacggcgcagaagtcagATACCAAATGGTTGAGAAGGTGGCATTGGCCCTAATCATCACCGCACGACGAATGCGGATGTATTTTCATAATCATCGCATCATAATTAGAACCAACTATCCTATTATGAAGATTTTGACTAAACCTGACCTAGCCGGACGTATGATAGGATGGGCTATCTAACTATCAGAATTTCATGTCGAATACCAGTCGAGGGGCGCAATCAAGTCCCAAGCCCTCGCAGACTTCGCATCAGAACTCACTCCGCAACCAACCGAGGAAGAGGAATCTATATGGGTGTTGTATGTGGACGGTTCTTCAAACAACCGCTCATGTGGAGCAGGAGTGGTGTTGGAAGGGCCAGGCGAGATTGTCGTTGAACAGGCAATGAAGTTTGAATTCAAGACTTcgaacaatcaggcagaatatgaagctaTCATTGCCGGCCTACACCTGGCTATGGAATTAGAAATAACCAAATTGATTTGCAAAAGTGACTCTCGGCTGGTCATCGGGCAGCTCACAGAAGAGTATGAGGTAAGGGAAAATTTACTTCAACAGTATTACCATTTTGTGAAAAACCTCTTAAATAGGTTCGGGGAAGTATCATTCCAACACGTCCGGAGAGAAAACAACACTCGAGCAGACACTCTCTCACGATTGGCCACTGTCAAGCAAAAGGGAGTCCACCGGTCGGGACCCTGAATAAACCAAGTGTCGGCGTGGAGGAATGCCTAACGACCAACACTCAACCTAACTGGATGACCCCCATCAAACAA harbors:
- the LOC137822170 gene encoding uncharacterized protein gives rise to the protein MVSTTDNNNSTESQMAVLQILQAQMQELLKKGTADQIRYEEERRQQAEEMAQLKEQNKRLLQQLEDSEREGHSHAPTLPPHPSGTKITTPQTRTQVVHHTSPTQHTHQSVKSVTPRRSANPRGHPFSDDIIATPLPDKWRGLTMNLYDGSTDPDEHLNIFRTQMTLYTVDQTVWCKVFPTSLKEGPLGWFTGLPPNSVDSFEMLETKFITQYATSRPHRTSSMSLLHVRQERGESLRTFMDRFSRVCMGIRNLNPEIAMHHLISTILPGRFTDSLIKRPPHNMDELRTRATKFMQIEEHIDYHRKTLAENMEKSRDVRIHSRTNERGPRFQNRGPHFHNYTPLTVPRGKILDEALQADLIPTLKQAQTPPNADTAKRCQYHRNYGHSTEGCHALKDKIEELVQAGHLRKFVKTVAPTPRSPQRDENFTKDRAQSGRRDDRNDRNRTSRRRRSESPKIREVINTIVGPVSLDAPPQEINYIAGEFAGGGCSNSARKRHLRAIQSVHSASLHRRPHIPPITFTDADFTAIDLAQDDPMVITVEIDKFAIAKVLVDQGSSVDILYWETFKKMNISESEIQPYDEQIVGFSGERVDTRGYIDLFTTFGDDYLSKTINIRYLLVNANMSYNILLGRPSINRLKAIVSTPHLAMKFPSVNGDIATIHVDQKTARECYVASLKVELTRRLYKTTTDRSPDRRGRSPERRPRRMSSRRHLVALVDLDPRLDDPRMEVDEELQPISLRDKDRKTYMGTSLKPDDRDVINRTLMKNVDLFAWTAADMPGVKPDVITHRLSVYKEARPVS